Proteins from one Xenopus tropicalis strain Nigerian chromosome 1, UCB_Xtro_10.0, whole genome shotgun sequence genomic window:
- the tbc1d14 gene encoding TBC1 domain family member 14 isoform X5 has product MEYEERIGRASKSPSPKQNVRKSLIFEPLSTTALILEDRPANLPAKPAEEAQKHRLEYEEMVAQAKRREFKDAQRRKKQLEERCKLEESIGNAALTWNTEILPNWETMCCSRRVRDMWWQGIPPSVRGRVWSLAIGNELNITHDLYDICLSRAKDRWKSLSMGTQEADNEDSGLSVADREASLESIKLDISRTFPNLCIFQRGGPYHDMLHSILGAYTCYRPDVGYVQGMSFIAAVLILNLDTADAFIAFSNLLNKPCQMAFFRVDHGLMLTYFAAFEVFFEENLPKLFAHFKKNNLTPDIYLIDWIFTLYSKSLPLDLACRVWDVFCRDGEEFLFSTALGILRLFEDILTRMDFIHIAQFLTKLPEDLNSEDLFASIAAIQMQSRNKKWSQVLSALQKDNRDMENRSPSLKR; this is encoded by the exons ATG GAATATGAGGAAAGAATTGGACGAGCTTCAAAATCTCCCTCTCCGAAGCAGAATGTGAGGAAAAGCCTCATCTTTGAGCCTCTCTCCACTACCGCGCTCATTCTGGAAGACAGACCAGC GAACCTTCCAGCCAAACCAGCCGAGGAAGCCCAGAAACACCGCCTGGAATATGAGGAAATGGTGGCTCAAGCCAAAAGGAGAG AATTTAAGGATGCCCAAAGGCGAAAAAAACAACTGGAGGAAAGGTGCAAACTGGAAGAAAGCATCGGCAATGCTGCCTTAACCTGGAACACTGAGATCCTGCCCAACTGGGAAACCAT GTGCTGCTCCCGTAGAGTGCGGGACATGTGGTGGCAAGGGATACCGCCCAGTGTGAGAGGGAGAGTGTGGAGCCTGGCGATTGGAAACGAGCTGAATATCACTCATG ACCTGTACGACATTTGTTTGTCCAGAGCCAAGGATCGATGGAAATCCCTGAGCATGGGAACTCAAGAAGCGGATAATGAAG ATTCCGGCTTGTCTGTAGCGGACAGGGAAGCCAGTCTGGAGTCTATCAAGCTGGATATCTCTCGGACATTCCCCAATCTGTGTATTTTTCAAAGG GGGGGCCCTTACCATGACATGTTGCACAGTATTTTAGGCGCTTACACGTGTTACAGACCAGATGTCGGTTAT GTGCAGGGTATGTCCTTTATTGCTGCTGTGTTGATCTTGAACTTGGATACTGCAGATGCCTTTATCGCTTTTTCAAACCTCTTGAATAAACCCTGTCAGATGGCATTTTTTCGAGTGGACCATGGCCTT ATGTTGACCTATTTTGCAGCATTTGAAGTATTTTTTGAAGAAAATCTGCCAAAGTTATTTGCGCATTTCAAGAAAAACAACCTAACACCAGATATCTACCTAATAGACTG GATTTTCACTTTATACAGTAAGTCACTACCACTGGATTTGGCGTGTCGGGTGTGGGACGTGTTCTGCCGCGATGGAGAGGAGTTTCTGTTCAGCACTGCGCTGGGGATCCTTAGGCTTTTTGAAGACATTTTGACCAGAATGGACTTCATTCATATTGCCCAGTTCCTGACGAAACTGCCCGAGGATTTAAACTCTGAGGACTTATTTGCCTCCATTGCTGCAATTCAGATGCAAAGCCGGAATAAAAAGTGGTCTCAG GTACTGTCTGCACTACAGAAAGATAATCGTGACATGGAAAATCGAAGCCCATCTCTTAAACGCTAA
- the tbc1d14 gene encoding TBC1 domain family member 14 isoform X4, which translates to MAAPSLLLFVDRNIFARKKSFSVEKTDDLGWKLFNRIPQQGNSRTVSKEYEERIGRASKSPSPKQNVRKSLIFEPLSTTALILEDRPANLPAKPAEEAQKHRLEYEEMVAQAKRREFKDAQRRKKQLEERCKLEESIGNAALTWNTEILPNWETMCCSRRVRDMWWQGIPPSVRGRVWSLAIGNELNITHDLYDICLSRAKDRWKSLSMGTQEADNEDSGLSVADREASLESIKLDISRTFPNLCIFQRGGPYHDMLHSILGAYTCYRPDVGYVQGMSFIAAVLILNLDTADAFIAFSNLLNKPCQMAFFRVDHGLMLTYFAAFEVFFEENLPKLFAHFKKNNLTPDIYLIDWIFTLYSKSLPLDLACRVWDVFCRDGEEFLFSTALGILRLFEDILTRMDFIHIAQFLTKLPEDLNSEDLFASIAAIQMQSRNKKWSQVLSALQKDNRDMENRSPSLKR; encoded by the exons GAATATATTTGCTCGGAAAAAGAGCTTTTCGGTAGAAAAAACAGATGACCTGGGCTGGAAGCTGTTCAATAGAATTCCCCAACAAGGAAACTCTAGGACTGTATCAAAG GAATATGAGGAAAGAATTGGACGAGCTTCAAAATCTCCCTCTCCGAAGCAGAATGTGAGGAAAAGCCTCATCTTTGAGCCTCTCTCCACTACCGCGCTCATTCTGGAAGACAGACCAGC GAACCTTCCAGCCAAACCAGCCGAGGAAGCCCAGAAACACCGCCTGGAATATGAGGAAATGGTGGCTCAAGCCAAAAGGAGAG AATTTAAGGATGCCCAAAGGCGAAAAAAACAACTGGAGGAAAGGTGCAAACTGGAAGAAAGCATCGGCAATGCTGCCTTAACCTGGAACACTGAGATCCTGCCCAACTGGGAAACCAT GTGCTGCTCCCGTAGAGTGCGGGACATGTGGTGGCAAGGGATACCGCCCAGTGTGAGAGGGAGAGTGTGGAGCCTGGCGATTGGAAACGAGCTGAATATCACTCATG ACCTGTACGACATTTGTTTGTCCAGAGCCAAGGATCGATGGAAATCCCTGAGCATGGGAACTCAAGAAGCGGATAATGAAG ATTCCGGCTTGTCTGTAGCGGACAGGGAAGCCAGTCTGGAGTCTATCAAGCTGGATATCTCTCGGACATTCCCCAATCTGTGTATTTTTCAAAGG GGGGGCCCTTACCATGACATGTTGCACAGTATTTTAGGCGCTTACACGTGTTACAGACCAGATGTCGGTTAT GTGCAGGGTATGTCCTTTATTGCTGCTGTGTTGATCTTGAACTTGGATACTGCAGATGCCTTTATCGCTTTTTCAAACCTCTTGAATAAACCCTGTCAGATGGCATTTTTTCGAGTGGACCATGGCCTT ATGTTGACCTATTTTGCAGCATTTGAAGTATTTTTTGAAGAAAATCTGCCAAAGTTATTTGCGCATTTCAAGAAAAACAACCTAACACCAGATATCTACCTAATAGACTG GATTTTCACTTTATACAGTAAGTCACTACCACTGGATTTGGCGTGTCGGGTGTGGGACGTGTTCTGCCGCGATGGAGAGGAGTTTCTGTTCAGCACTGCGCTGGGGATCCTTAGGCTTTTTGAAGACATTTTGACCAGAATGGACTTCATTCATATTGCCCAGTTCCTGACGAAACTGCCCGAGGATTTAAACTCTGAGGACTTATTTGCCTCCATTGCTGCAATTCAGATGCAAAGCCGGAATAAAAAGTGGTCTCAG GTACTGTCTGCACTACAGAAAGATAATCGTGACATGGAAAATCGAAGCCCATCTCTTAAACGCTAA